CGTGCCGGTGCGGCACCACAGCCCGGCCTGTGCGTTCGCGCTGCGTGCGCTCTTGCGCGAGATCAGGCCCGCGGCCGTGCTGATCGAGGGGCCGGACGACCTCGGCGCGCTGCTGCCACTGCTGCAGCACGCGCAGACCAGCGCGCCGGTCGCATGGCTCTGCCAGAGCACGCGCGAGGTGCCGGTCGACGATCCCGACCCCGAGGTCGACGCAAGGACGCGCACCGAATCGCGCACATCCTTCTTTCCGTTCTGCGACTACAGCCCCGAGTGGATCGCCGTGCGCGAAGGCGCGGCGCTGGGCGCGCGGCTCGGCCTGATCGATCTTCCGTGGGCCGACAAGGCCTGGCACCGCAGCGAGAGCGACGACGAAGAAGAAGGCGATGCTCGCGGCGCCGCGCGCAGCCTGATGGAAGAGCGCCATTTTGCGCACAGCCGCTACCTTGGCGCCATGGCCTCGCAGCTGGGCTGCGCCGATCACCAGGAGCTCTGGGACCGGCTCTTCGAACTGCGCGCCACCGCCGCACTTTGCGACTGGCGCGCATTCTTCGGCGACGTCTTCAGCTGGTGCGCGATGGCGCGGCTCGACTACGAACCCGAGGTGCTCGAGGCCGAGCTGAGCCTGCCGCGCGAGCGCCACATGGCGGCGCACATCCGCCGCTGGCGCAACGAGGTCGAGGGCCCGATCGTGGTCGTCACCGGCGGCTTCCACACGCTCGAACTCATCGCGCAGTGGCGTGAAGCCAAGCCCTCCAAGGCGCCGGCCGCCAGGGAAGCGCCGGCCGGCGCCTGGCTGATCCGCTACAGCTTCGAGCGGCTGGACGCGCTCAACGGCTATGCCTCGGGCATGCCGTCGCCCGGCTACTACCAGCAGGTGTGGGAGCGCCTCGAGGCCGGCCAGCCCGATCCGTTCACCGCCGTGGCGCTCGACAGCCTGGCGCGCTTCGCACGCCAGACCCGCGAACAGGACCAGGCCGATGCGGTGTCCACCGCGCTGGTGCAGGCCGCGGCCGCGCAGGCCATGCGGCTCGCGGCGCTGCGCGGCAATGCCGGCCCGGGGCGGCAGGACCTGCTCGATGCGATCCGCTCCTGCTTCATCAAGGGCGCGATCGACGAAGGCACGCGCGGCTTCACGGCCGACCTGCGAAATTTTCTCAGCGGCACGCGCATCGGCGACGTGCCGCCTTCGGCCGGCTCGCCGCCGCTGATCGAGGACGCGCGCCGGCTCGCGCGCCAAGCCGGCGTGCGGCTGGACGACAGCACCGCGCGCGTGGCGCGGCTCGACCTGTACCGCAAGCCCTCGCACCGCGAGCGCAGCCGCTTCTTCCATGCCATGGCGTACCTCGACGCGGGGCTCGGCACCTGGCTCGCGGGCCCGGATTTCCTCGGCAACAGCCGCCTGCACCTGCTGTTCGAGGAGTGGCGCGCCGCATGGTCGCCGCTGGTGGAGGCGCGGCTGATCGAGCTCGCGGCCGACGGCGCGAGCGTCGAGGCCGTGTGCATGGCCAGGCTGCAGAAGGAAGAAGACGCGCTCTGCGGCCAGGGCCGCGGACGCAGCGCGAGCGCGGCCGTGGCGCTGCTCCTGCGCGCCTGCCTGGTCGGGCTGCAGTCGCGCCTGCCGCAGCTGCTCTCGATGCTTTCCACGCACCTCGACGAAGATGCCTCGCTGGGTTCGGTGGTCGATTGCGGGCATCGGCTCGTCACGCTGTGGCGTGCGCGCGAGCCGCTGGGCGTGCAGCAGCATCCGCAACTGCTCGGCCTGTTGGAGCGCGTGTGGCCCGCGGCGCTGTTCCTCTTGCCCGATGCGGGAGCGTGCGCCGAAGAGGGCGAGGCCGGCGCGGTGAAGCAGATGCTCTCGCTGCGCGAGCTCGGACGGCTGCTGGCTTCGCTGCAGGGCGAGCAGGGGCAAGCCAGGGACGACGCCATCGACCTCGGCCTGCTGCGCGCCCAGCTCGAACGCTTTGCGAGCGGCGCGCAGGCCGCACCCGGCGTCGCCGGCGCCGCCTCGGCCCTGCTGTACCTCGACGGGCACTGGGACGAGCAGGCGCTGGACACGGTGGTGCGTCAACGTTTCGGCCCGGGCGCGCAGCCGCGCGAGGCTGTGCGCTTTCTCAACGGGGTGATGGCCGCCGCGCCCGAGCTGCTGCTGCGCCTCCCGGCGCTGCTCGAAGGCCTCGATGGCCTGGTGCAGGCCTGGGACGCCGAAGCCTTCATCGCGCACCTGCCCGACCTGCGCCAGGCCTTCACGCGCCTCAAGCCGCAGGAGACTTCCGATCTGGCGGGCCGCGTGGCCGCGCTGCACGGCATGAACGAGGCCGAGGGCGGGGCGCTCGACCAGATGCACTACGACACCACGGAACAGGACATGCTCGAAGGCGCGCAATTGCAGCTCGCGCTTGCCGAGTGCCTGCGCCGCGACGGGCTGGCCGGATGGCTGGGCGCCGCGCAGGACAAGAAGAACACGGAAAACGCCTCATGACCATCGACCTCCAGACACTCAAGTGCGGCGAGTGCGGCAGCAGCGCGCTGAAACGCACCGGCCTGAACCAGTACGCCTGCCAGCATTGCGGCTCCGTGACGCTGGTGGAGGACAACGTCTCCGACCGGCTCGAACGCGTGCTCGAGCAGGTGAAGGACGCGGCGGGGGAACGGCTTGCACAGGCGCAGTCGCTCAAGCAGAAGGCGGTGCTGCGCAACGCGGGCATCGCCGTGGCGGCGTTGCTGGGCCTGGGGCTGGTGGCCATGCTCGCGAGCCTGATCTTCGCGCGCGAGGGACGTCCGCCTGCGCAGCGGCCGGTGGTGGCAGCGGTCGTCGACCGCAGCATTCCCGTCGAAGGGCTCAGGCTCGGCGAACCGCGCCAGGTGCTGGTGGGAAACGGCGGGTCGGCGCAGGCCAGGCTCTTGGTCGTGGCGCGCAACGAGACCGGCAAGCCGCTGGAGCGCGCCGGCATCAAGGCGGTGTTCTACGACGGCGACACCCGGCTCGAGGAGCGCAGCGAGACCGTGCCCATCGGCGTGCTGCAGCCCGGCGAGAGCGCGCCCGTGCTGATCGACCTGCCGAGCGGGAAGACCGCCACGCGCCAGGAGCTCCAGGTGCAGCGGCTCTCGGCACCCTACCGCTCGGCCGAGGGGCCGCGGCTCGCATTCGAGCGCGTGCGGCTGGTGCAGCAAGGCACCGGAGCCGTGAGACTGGTCGGCCGCATCGCCCACGCGAAGGACAGCGGCGCGACGCTCGCCGGCATCGAGGCGCTGGTCACGCTCTACGACGACGCCGGCCGCGTGATCGGCATCGGGCACGGCTACGCGCAGGCGAGCGAACTCAAGCCGGGCGCGCGCACGTCGATGGACATGAACATCCGCAGCTTCGGACGGGGAGCGCCGGTGGCCGCCTGGGACTACCGCATCGGCTACAGCACGCTCGAGACCGGTGGCGCGCGCGTGGCGGTGCTGAGCGCGGACCGCGTGATCCGGGCCGTGGGTGCGCCGGAGGTCTTCAACCCCGAGCTGCGCATGGGCACCGAAGACCTGCTGGCCGACGAGAGCGAGCGTTTCGACCCGGAGCAGCTGGAATTGCTTGCGCTGGTGCCCGGACTCAGCACGATCCGCCAGCGCACCTACATGACGGAGCTCGTGAACCGCAGCAAGGACCGGATCGCGATCGCACCCGCGGCGGTGATCTCGCGCTACGACGGCAGCAAGCTCGATGGAACGACCGTGCTCGCCGGTCCGGCCTACCTGTACCCGGGGGAGCGCTTTCCGGTGCAGGTCGATCCGTCGCGCGCCGACCGCATCACGCAGACCCGCGTCGAATGGAAGCCGATGCGGCGCGCGGCGCTGCCGGGCCAGCGCACGCCGCTGGAGGTCACCATCGAAAGCACCCGCGCCACCACCGGCAGCGTGCTGCTCAACTTCAGCCAGCGCTTCGCCTACAAGGCCGTGGACGTGAAGGGCAGCGTCAGGAATCCCGGTGCCGGCATCGTGCGCAAGGCGCGCGTGTGGGTGAGCCTGCGCGACCGCGAGGGCCGGCTCACGGGCTTCAAGATGGTGGAGGACCTGCCGGCCATCGGCCCGGGCGAGAGCGCACCGTTCGAGGTGAGCATCCAGCAGCAGGCGCGCGACTTCGCGACGGTCGACACCGGGTACCAGAGCACGGAATAGCCTGCACGAGCAAGGATGGCCGGATCGCGCGATCATCCGGCCCATGATTCCGTTCTCGATCCTCGACCTTTCGCCGATCACCGAAGGCAGCGATGCCGCGCAGTCGTTCCGCAACTCGCTGTCGCTCGCGCAGCACGGCGAAGCGCTGGGCTACCGCCGCTACTGGCTGGCCGAGCACCACGGCATGCCGGGCATCGCGAGCGCGGCCACGGCGGTGCTGCTCGCCCACATCGGCGCGGGCACCTCGACGATCCGCATCGGCGCCGGCGGCGTGATGCTGCCCAACCATTCGCCGCTGGTGATCGCCGAGCAGTTCGGCACGCTCGAATCGCTGTACCCGGGGCGCATCGACCTCGGGCTGGGCCGGGCGCCGGGCTCCGACCAGCGCACTGCGCGCGCGCTGCGCCGCAACCTCGAATCCGACGCCGACCAGTTTCCACAGGACGTGGTCGAGCTGATGGATTTCATGTCCAAGGCGCCGCAGCAGCCGGTGCGCGCGGTGCCCGGCGCGGGGCTCGAGGTGCCGGTGTGGATTCTGGGGTCGAGCACCTTCGGCGCCCAGCTGGCGGCGCACCTGGGCCTGCCCTACGCCTTTGCCTCCCACTTTGCGCCGCAGCAGCTGTTGCAGGCGATCCGGATCTACCGCGAGACCTTCAAGCCCTCGGCCCAGCTGCAGAAGCCCTATGTGATGCTGGGCTTCAACGTGTTCGTGGCCGACACCGACGACGAGGCGGAATTCCGCGCCACCTCGTGGCAGCAGGCCTTCGTGAACCTGCGCAGCGGCCGTCCGGGACGCCTGCCGCCGCCGGTCGAGAACTACCGGCAGAAGGTCGGGCCGGCCGAGAACGCGCTGCTCGATTCGGTGCTCTCGTGTTCGGCCGTGGGATCGCCCGCCAAGGTGCGCGAAGGCGTGCAGGCCTTCATCGACCGCACCGGCGCCGACGAGCTGATGATCACCTCGCAGGTGTTCGACCATGCCGCGCGGCTGCGCTCCTACGAGCTCCTGGCCGGGTTGCGCGGCCAGGGCTGATTCCCCCACGCCGCCGGGCCCGGCGCCGGGCTGGGACAATGGCGGGCTAACTGGTGGGTGTATGGCAGCAAAGCAACGGATCGTGGTCGGACTGAGCGGCGGGGTGGATTCCGCGGTGACGGCGCACCTGCTCAAGCAGCAGGGGCACGAGGTGGTCGGCATCTTCATGAAGAACTGGGAAGACGACGACGACAGCGAATACTGCTCGTCGAACATCGACTTCGTGGACGCGGCCGCCGTGGCCGACGTGCTGGGCATCGAGATCGAGCACGTCAACTTCGCGGCCGACTACAAGGACCGGGTGTTCGCCGAGTTCCTGCGCGAGTACAAGGCCGGGCGCACGCCCAACCCCGACGTGCTGTGCAATGCCGAGATCAAGTTCAAGGCCTTTCTGGACCACGCGATGCGCCTGGGGGCCGGGAAGATCGCCACCGGCCACTACGCCCGCGTGCGGCTGAACGAGGCCACCGGCAAGCACGAGCTGCTGAAAGGGCTCGACCCGTCGAAGGACCAGAGCTACTTCCTGCACCGGCTGAACCAGGCGCAGCTGTCCAAGACGCTGTTCCCCGTCGGCGAGTTGCACAAGACCGAAGTGCGCCGCATCGCGGAAGAAATCGGCCTGCCCAATGCGAAGAAGAAGGACTCGACCGGCATCTGCTTCATCGGCGAGCGGCCGTTCCGCGAGTTCCTCAACCGCTACATCTCCAAGGAACCGGGCCCGATCAAGGACGACCGCGGCCGCAAGCTCGGCGAGCACCAGGGCCTGAGCTTCTATACGCTGGGCCAGCGGCAGGGGCTGGGCATCGGCGGCGTGAAAGACAAGGGCGCGCAGCGCGGCTCGGGCGACCATTCGCCATGGTTCGTGGCGCGCAAGGACGTCGAGAAGAACACGCTGTGGGTGGTGCAGGGGCACGACCATCCATGGCTGCTGTCGTCCGCCTTGGCGGCAGGCGACGCGAGCTGGGTCTCCGGCGAGGCGCCCGCGCCGGGCGGCTATGGCTCGAAGGCACGCTACCGGCAGGCCGATGCCGCCTGCGAGATGGATGCGCCAGCGGGCGACGAAGCTTTCAGCCTGCGCTTCGGCGAGCCCCAATGGGCGGTCACGCCAGGGCAGTCGGCCGTGCTCTACGACGGCGAGCGCTGCCTCGGAGGCGGGGTCATCGTCTGACCACCCCGGACCGGTGCGTGGCCCTCAGCGCACCGAGTCATGGACATGGATCAGCTCCAGCGGGTAGCGCCGCCCGGCCAGGTGGTCTTCCACGCATTGCAGGACCAGCGGGCTGCGGTGCCTCGGCACGCTGGCGCGGATCTCGTCGGCGCTCATCCAGACCGTGCGGACGATGCCGTGGTCGAGCGCCCGGCCGTTTTCCCTCGGGCCCAGGACGCCCGAAAAGGCAAAGCGCATGTAGATGACGTCGTCTTCCTTCCTGCCGGTCCGGTGGCTCGATCCCGCCATGTAGATGCCGATCAGCGCGGTGGGCGTGAAGGCGTGGGCGGTTTCCTCGAGCGTTTCGCGCGCGCATCCCTCGATGGG
The Variovorax sp. OAS795 genome window above contains:
- a CDS encoding LLM class flavin-dependent oxidoreductase; this translates as MIPFSILDLSPITEGSDAAQSFRNSLSLAQHGEALGYRRYWLAEHHGMPGIASAATAVLLAHIGAGTSTIRIGAGGVMLPNHSPLVIAEQFGTLESLYPGRIDLGLGRAPGSDQRTARALRRNLESDADQFPQDVVELMDFMSKAPQQPVRAVPGAGLEVPVWILGSSTFGAQLAAHLGLPYAFASHFAPQQLLQAIRIYRETFKPSAQLQKPYVMLGFNVFVADTDDEAEFRATSWQQAFVNLRSGRPGRLPPPVENYRQKVGPAENALLDSVLSCSAVGSPAKVREGVQAFIDRTGADELMITSQVFDHAARLRSYELLAGLRGQG
- a CDS encoding FxLYD domain-containing protein — encoded protein: MTIDLQTLKCGECGSSALKRTGLNQYACQHCGSVTLVEDNVSDRLERVLEQVKDAAGERLAQAQSLKQKAVLRNAGIAVAALLGLGLVAMLASLIFAREGRPPAQRPVVAAVVDRSIPVEGLRLGEPRQVLVGNGGSAQARLLVVARNETGKPLERAGIKAVFYDGDTRLEERSETVPIGVLQPGESAPVLIDLPSGKTATRQELQVQRLSAPYRSAEGPRLAFERVRLVQQGTGAVRLVGRIAHAKDSGATLAGIEALVTLYDDAGRVIGIGHGYAQASELKPGARTSMDMNIRSFGRGAPVAAWDYRIGYSTLETGGARVAVLSADRVIRAVGAPEVFNPELRMGTEDLLADESERFDPEQLELLALVPGLSTIRQRTYMTELVNRSKDRIAIAPAAVISRYDGSKLDGTTVLAGPAYLYPGERFPVQVDPSRADRITQTRVEWKPMRRAALPGQRTPLEVTIESTRATTGSVLLNFSQRFAYKAVDVKGSVRNPGAGIVRKARVWVSLRDREGRLTGFKMVEDLPAIGPGESAPFEVSIQQQARDFATVDTGYQSTE
- a CDS encoding DUF5682 family protein, whose product is MAIAGEDGRLPAALDAARLRLFGEDGIFFVPVRHHSPACAFALRALLREIRPAAVLIEGPDDLGALLPLLQHAQTSAPVAWLCQSTREVPVDDPDPEVDARTRTESRTSFFPFCDYSPEWIAVREGAALGARLGLIDLPWADKAWHRSESDDEEEGDARGAARSLMEERHFAHSRYLGAMASQLGCADHQELWDRLFELRATAALCDWRAFFGDVFSWCAMARLDYEPEVLEAELSLPRERHMAAHIRRWRNEVEGPIVVVTGGFHTLELIAQWREAKPSKAPAAREAPAGAWLIRYSFERLDALNGYASGMPSPGYYQQVWERLEAGQPDPFTAVALDSLARFARQTREQDQADAVSTALVQAAAAQAMRLAALRGNAGPGRQDLLDAIRSCFIKGAIDEGTRGFTADLRNFLSGTRIGDVPPSAGSPPLIEDARRLARQAGVRLDDSTARVARLDLYRKPSHRERSRFFHAMAYLDAGLGTWLAGPDFLGNSRLHLLFEEWRAAWSPLVEARLIELAADGASVEAVCMARLQKEEDALCGQGRGRSASAAVALLLRACLVGLQSRLPQLLSMLSTHLDEDASLGSVVDCGHRLVTLWRAREPLGVQQHPQLLGLLERVWPAALFLLPDAGACAEEGEAGAVKQMLSLRELGRLLASLQGEQGQARDDAIDLGLLRAQLERFASGAQAAPGVAGAASALLYLDGHWDEQALDTVVRQRFGPGAQPREAVRFLNGVMAAAPELLLRLPALLEGLDGLVQAWDAEAFIAHLPDLRQAFTRLKPQETSDLAGRVAALHGMNEAEGGALDQMHYDTTEQDMLEGAQLQLALAECLRRDGLAGWLGAAQDKKNTENAS
- a CDS encoding NUDIX hydrolase encodes the protein MTISRWKPNVTVAAVIEQDGKFLLVEEHTAQGLRLNTPAGHLDPGESPIEGCARETLEETAHAFTPTALIGIYMAGSSHRTGRKEDDVIYMRFAFSGVLGPRENGRALDHGIVRTVWMSADEIRASVPRHRSPLVLQCVEDHLAGRRYPLELIHVHDSVR
- the mnmA gene encoding tRNA 2-thiouridine(34) synthase MnmA; translated protein: MAAKQRIVVGLSGGVDSAVTAHLLKQQGHEVVGIFMKNWEDDDDSEYCSSNIDFVDAAAVADVLGIEIEHVNFAADYKDRVFAEFLREYKAGRTPNPDVLCNAEIKFKAFLDHAMRLGAGKIATGHYARVRLNEATGKHELLKGLDPSKDQSYFLHRLNQAQLSKTLFPVGELHKTEVRRIAEEIGLPNAKKKDSTGICFIGERPFREFLNRYISKEPGPIKDDRGRKLGEHQGLSFYTLGQRQGLGIGGVKDKGAQRGSGDHSPWFVARKDVEKNTLWVVQGHDHPWLLSSALAAGDASWVSGEAPAPGGYGSKARYRQADAACEMDAPAGDEAFSLRFGEPQWAVTPGQSAVLYDGERCLGGGVIV